The Streptomyces sp. NBC_00286 nucleotide sequence ATTCGGCACTACGAGAATTTGCTGTACATCCAGCCGGTCAGTACGAGCCTTGACCGGCAGGATGCCACGTACTACGCGGAGTAGCTCCGCCGCGTAGCTCCGCTGGTGGCGCAGTGCAAGGCCCCCCGCGGGATCCAGCCCCGCCCGGCGGCAGTTCTCAGCCGGGCGGGGCGAAGCCCGTCGTCGTGAAGGACGTCTTGTCGCGGTGCGTCGTTCCGTCGGTGATCCACCAGTGCGTGGGGTGCTGGCCGTAGAACCCGAACAGCGCGTCGGCCGCCCAGTTGAGGATCAGCTCGTCCTTGCCGTCGCCGTCGAAGTCGGCGGCTCCCGCGGGCCGGGCATGGCGCCACTTCGCCGGGATCTTCTTGCCGTCCGCCTTCGCCGGTCCTTCGCGCAGGACCGGGGTGCGCTGGTCGCCGTCGATGAGCGTGGCGTTCTCGTACGTGGCGACGAGGATGCCGTCGCGGCCGTCGCCGTCGGGGTCGGCGGCTGCGAAGACTCCGGGGCCGTAGTCGGTCTTCCGGTCCTTGGGTGCCTCGGGCAGCCGGTGGGTGACCGGTGCGGCGCCGCTGCCGGGGTACACGGCGAGCGATCCGTCGACGTCGGGGGCTTCCGTCTCGTAGCCGGGCTCGTCGTTGCGGCTGCCGTCGTCTCCGATGACCACATCGCGCTGCCCGTCGCCGTCGAAGTCGCCGAAGGCGTGGGCGTTGCCGAGGCGCAGCCGGCGGCCGTTCGCGGACAGGCCCTCGCCGCTGCGGGCCGGGTAGAGGGTGTTGGCGGACTGCTCGCCGTCGTTCATCCCCTGGAGCAGCAGAGAGGTCGCGCGCGGCTTGCCCGTCGGGTCGACGTCGTCCGCGATGAGCGAGCCTTCCGACCAGGGCAGGCTGGTGTCGGTGCGCGCGGGCACCCCCGACCGGGTGAACGGGCCGTACAGCACCACGAGCGACGACTGGTTCCGCGCGAGGGCCGCGAGGTCGTGGTGTCCGTCGCCGTCGAAGTCGCCGCGCACCTCGGAATCCACGCCCTGTTTGGACACGCTCTGGGGCAGCCGTACCTCGGTTGCCTCGGCACCCGTCCTGGGCCCGGCCGGTCCGCCCCACGCCACGTACGGAACGGAGCTCGAGGCGGTGATCTGCCCGTCCCTCACCGATTCGCCCGCGACGCTCGTGACGAAGTCCGGGAACCCGTCGCTGTCCAGATCGGCGGTGACCACGGCCTCCGCGATGACACTGTCTTCGGGACCCCACCACTCCGGCGGCAGTGCGGGCAGGCCCAGATCGCCGCGGTCGTAGACCGTGCGGGTCGCCGGGTCGAGTCCCTTGGCCGATCCGTAGACCACACAGATCCGCTGGTCGTGGCCGGTGGTTTCCGGATTGCCGCGGACCTGGACGGGAACCAAGAGATCGCGATGCCCGTCGCCGTTGATGTCGTCGGGGTCCTTCGACCCCTTCCCCGGCGTCGGCGCCCGGCTCTCGGCGGGCGCGCTGGGAACCGGCGCAGCCGACGTCCCACCGCCCGAGGGGGACGGCTCGCGGCCTGTTCCGTCGCCGCCGCATCCGGTGAGCGGGGCGAGTACGACGCACGCGGCGACGGCCGACAAGGCGATACGCGACTTCATGCGCCTCACCGTCACATCCCGTGCCGGACCTGCTCCAGCGAATGCGACGACCGTTGCCCAGTCGTCGCTCAGCCGTTCTGGGAATGGGACCACGAGACCACGCCCGACAGTCGGCGAGTAACCCCGTCGCCGTCAGGTCAACAGCTCGGCCAGGCGGCGCCATTCGGGGCGCGGGAGGGCAAAGCCGTCCTGGTCGGTGACCACTTGGAAGGCCACATGGTCCGCGCCCGCAGCGTAAAAGGCGTCGATACGCTCGCGGATGCGGTCGTCGTCGCCCCAGGCGAAGAGCGCGTCGATCAGTCGGTCACTGCCGCCGTTCGCGAAGTCGTCCTCGGTGAAGCCGAACCGCAGGAAGCTGTTGGTGTAGTTCGGCAGGGTGAGATACATGGCGAGAGCGCCGCGGGCGAGCGAGCGTGCGCGGTCCGGGTCTGTCTCCAGGACGACCTTCAACTCCGGTGCGAGCAGCGGTACTTCGCCGAGGATCTCGCGGGCGTCCGCGGTGTGCTCGGGAGTGACCAGGTACGGGTGCGAGCCGGCGGCGCGATCGCCGGACAGCTTCAGCATCTTGGGGCCGAGGGCGGCCAGGACCCGGCGCTCGGCGGGCACTCCGGCGGCGTCCAAGGCGTCCAGATAGCTGACCATGGACGCATACGGGCGCCGGTACTGGTCCGCCAGCTTGGCGTGACTCACCCCGAGGCCCAGCAGGAACCGGCCGGGGTGAGCCGCGTCCAGCTCGGCGAACCGCGCGGCGGTATCGGCGGCCTCGTACTGCCAGATGCTCTGGATGCCGGTCGCCACGGTCAGCTGCGAGGTCGCCTCGATGAGCGGCACGGCGTGCTGCGCCGCGCTGTTGCCGCCCAACCAGGCGGCGCCGAAGCCGAGTTGTTCGAGTTCGGCGGCGGACTCGGCGATCTCGCTCCGCTGTGCCGGGTCCTCCGAACGCAGTCCGGGACTCCAAATGCCGTACCGCCCGACCGCCTCCTTGGGTGAACTGCTGCGAACCTCAGTCGTGACGCTGTCCGTCATCGGCTCCGACTCCCTTGAACGCTGTGCACTGTCGTACGTGTCGTACGAACCTGTCGCAGCGGCCCCAACCGGCGGCTCCTTCTGGATATTCCGTTGACCGGAGGCATGCGGGGCGCTCCGCTTGAAGGGGCGGTTCGTATCTGCGGGTTCGTTGTGGCTGATCGCGCCCGCGCGGCGGAGCCGCAAATCGATACAGCCCCGCGCCCCTATCGGGGCCTGCGGCCCCTCAAGCGGCCGCGGTTCGTATCTGCGGGTGCGTCGTGGCTTGTCGCGCCCGCGCGGCGGAGCCGCAAATCGATACAGCCCCGCGCCCCTGAGAGGCCTGCGGCCTCCCTAGCTAGGGGCGCGGGGCGCCCCCAGAGGGCACTTTCGGCGTCTCCGCGGTGCGTCAACAGCAGCGGCTCTGTGGATGGTTCTCCCGGTGGTGGGTCCGCAGGACCTCGTACTCCCGTCGGCTGGGTAGCGGAGCGTCCGGGTGCCGGCGTCGGTGGTGTGCGCAGTAGCGGTCGTACTCCGCTTCGCCCGTCAGCTCGCGCAGATACCAGCGGATCCAGCGCACGCCCCTGGTCCAGTGCCGGACGTTCATGGACGGCAGGCTCATGTACGGGCTCCCACCAGCGGTTCGTCCGCCTGCTCGGGGACGTCGATGCGGGACTCGACGTACGGGGCCTCCGTCGTCGGGAGCGAACCGGGCGCGCGGATGGCCCGTACGCACACCACCGCCGCGTTGACGATCACCACGGCGACCAGGAGCAGGAACAGGGCGATCAGGACGCCGTCGACCGTGGAGTTGGTGACCACGGTGTGCATGTCGTCGAGGTTCTTGGCGGGCGCGATGACCTCGCCGGCGTCGATGCCGTCGGCGTACCGGTCGCGCTGGGCGAAGAAACCGATGCGCGGGTCGTCGGAGAAGATCTTCTGCCAGCCGGCGGTGAAGGTGACCGCGACCACCCAGGCCAGCGGGACCGCGGTGACCCAGGCCCAGCGCAGCCGCCCGGACTTGATCAGCACGGTGGTGCAGACGGTGAGGGCGATGGCGGCGAGCAGCTGGTTGGCGATGCCGAAGAGCGGGAAGAGCTGGTTGATTCCGCCGAGGGGGTCGGTGGCGCCGGTGTAGAGGAAGTAGCCCCAGGCGGCCACGACGAGTCCGCTGCACAGCCAGATCCCGGGCTTCCAGGTGACCCGGCCGATCGGCTTCCAGACGTTGCCGAGCATGTCCTGGAGCATGAAGCGCCCGACACGGGTGCCCGCGTCGACCGTCGTCAGGATGAACAGCGCCTCGAACATGATCGCGAAGTGGTACCAGAAGGCCTTCATGCTCGCCCCGCCGAACACCCCGGAGAAGATCTCCGACATACCCACCGCGAGGGTCGGCGCACCACCGGTACGGGCGATGAGCGTCTGCTCCTCCACGGCCTTCGCCGCCTGGGTGAGCTGGTCGGGGGTGATGCTGAAGCCGAGGCCCGCGACCGCCTGCGAGGCGGACTCGGGGGTCGTACCGAGGAGCCCGGCGGGTGCGTTCATCGCGTAGTACAGGCCCGGTTCGAGGGTGGCCGCGGCGATCAACGCCATGATCGCGACGAACGACTCCATCAGCATGGCGCCGTAGCCGATCATCCGGACCTGCGACTCCTTCTGGATCAGCTTCGGAGTCGTACCGGAGGCGACCAGCGCATGGAAACCGGACAGCGCGCCGCAGGCGATGGTGATGAACAGGAAGGGGAAGAGGGAGCCCGCGAAGACCGGGCCCGCGCCCGAGGAGGCGAAGTCGCTGACCGCCTCCGCACGCATGACGGGCGCGGCCACGACGACTCCGACCGCGAGCAGCGCGATGGTGCCGATCTTCATGAAGGTGGAGAGGTAGTCGCGGGGCGCGAGCAGCATCCATACGGGGAGTACGGAGGCGACGAAGCCGTATCCGACCAGGCAGAACACCAGGGTCGTCGGGCTCAGCGTGAAGGTGTCGGCCAGCGAGGAGTCCTGGATCCAGCTGCCGCCGATGATCGCGAGCAGCAGCAGCGCCACACCGATCAGGCTGGTCTCGACGACGCGGCCCGGCCGGATCCGGTGCAGCCAGAAGCCCATGAACAGGGCGATCGGGATGGTCATGGCGACCGAGAACGTGCCCCAGGGGGAGTGGGCGAGGGCGTTGACGACGACGAGGGCCAGCACACCGAGCAGGATGATCATGATGGCGAAGACCGCGATCAGGGCAGCCGCCCCGCCCGCCCGGCCGATCTCGTCACGGGCCATCTGCCCGAGCGACTTCCCGTCCCGCCGCATCGACAGGAACAGCACCACCATGTCCTGCACCGCCCCGGCGAAGATCACGCCGGCCACGATCCAGATCGTGCCGGGCAGATACCCCATCTGCGCCGCGAGTACGGGCCCCACCAGCGGCCCCGCCCCCGCGATCGCCGCGAAGTGGTGGCCGAGCAGCACCCGGCGATCGGTGGGCTGGAAGTCGACGCCGTCCTCCAGGCGTTCGGCGGGAGTGGCCCGCCGGTCGTCCGGCTTCAGTACGCGCCGGGCGACGAAGCGGCTGTAGAAGCGGTACGCGATGGCGTACGAGCCGAGGGCGGCCAGTACCAGCCAGACCGCGGAGATCTCCTCGCCCCTGGAGAGCGCGAGGACACCCCAGCAGACGGCGCCGACCAGGGCGACTGCGGTCCACAGGAGGATGGACCGAGGGGTCATACGGGGCCGGGCGGACCCGGAGGGGGGCGGGCTTTCCGGTGCCGGGGGAGCGGATTCGGGCATGGCTGACGTAGGCATGGCGGCTCCTGGCCTTGGTGCTGGGTGATGTGTGCGGCGCTACTCAGTGGTGGTGTGCGGCGCTACTGGGAGGTGGTGTGCGGTGCTGAGTGGGCGGTGGTGCCGGGCGGTACGCGGCGGGTCTTGTGGGGCGGCGCGTTGTGCTCGCGGTGGCGGGCGGTAGGTGGCGGGAAGCGGCTCAGGGATCGGGCCGGTCGTGCAGTTCGCGCAGGTCGGGCCCGTCTGGGCGGTCGGATCGGTCGTGCCTGGTCAGTGCGTACGCGGCGAGCAGGCACAGTCCGCACCCCGGCACCCAGGCGAGCTGGTACCAGTAGAAGAACGGCGTCCCCGCGATCCGCGGTTCGGCACCGGCGTACCAGGGCACCCACAGCAGTCCGGCGGCGGGCGCGAGAAGCAGTACGGCGATCGCGAAGCGCCGCAGCCGTTGATGGCCAGTGCTGCCGGTCGATGCCATGACCTGCGCTCCTCTCCCCTTGCCTCTCCCGATCGCGGTCGGTCTGTGCAAGAGTTGCCCACCCGCCGGAAGTGGTTGACAGGGAATTTCCAGAAGATTTCCCGCCGGTTTTCCGAAACCCGTGTCAACCGGACCGCACGCCCGCGCAACTCTCCGGCAAGGGCTCGGGCCATGGCCTGTCCGGCGGACAGGCCATGGGACCTCAGGCACACCAAGGACGGTGACCCATGGCGGACAGCGCCATGACCGCGACGTTCCTCGCCGTGACCGGCGGGGCGTCGCTGCTCGCCGTCACCGCGCGCCGGCTCCGTCCCAGCGATCGCCTGCCGTCCCTTGAGGGCTGGGCGCTGGCCGACCGGAGCCTCGGCCCCGTCTGGACGTGGATGCTGCTCGGCGGCACGATCTTCACCGCGTACACCTTCACCGCCGTACCGGGACTGGCATACGGAAACGGGGCGCCCGCCTTCTTCGCCGTGCCGTACACGGTGATCGTCTGTCCGCTCGCCTTCGTCCTGCTGACCCGGCTGTGGGCGGTGGCCCGCCGGCACGGCTACATCACCGTCGGCGACTTCGTGCGCGGCCGGTACGGTTCGGCGCCGCTCGCCCTGGTGGTGGCGCTGACCGGGATCCTCGCGACGATGCCCTATCTCGCGCTGCAACTGCTGGGCATACGGGCCGTACTCACCGCCGGAGGCGTCTACCCGCGGGGCGCGAGCGGCGACCTGGTGCTGATCGCGCTGTTCGCGGGGCTCGCGGTGGCGACGTACCGGCACGGGCTGCGGGCGCCGACCGTCATCTCCGCGTTCAAGGCGGTGGCCGTCTTCGTCTCGCTCACCGCCGTGTGCTGGCTGGTCCTCGCCCGGCTCGGCGGACCCGGCGCGGTCTTCGACGGTGCGGCACAACGGCTCGGCGGCACCGGCGTCGCCGACTCCGCCCTGCTCCTTTCCCCCGAGCAACAGCCCGCCTACGCCACGCTCGCTCTCGGCTCAGCGCTGGCCCTGCTGATGTACCCGCACGTGCTCACCGCCTCCTTCGCCGCCGACAGCCCGCGCACCCTGCGCAAGGTCTCCGTGGCACTGCCCGCCTGGACGGGACTGCTCGCCCTCTTCGGCCTCCTCGGCATCGCGGCACTCGCCGCCGGGGTACGGGCACCCGAGGGCGGCGCCGAGACCGCCGTACCGATGCTGGTCGACCGGCTGATGCCGGGCCCGCTCGCCGGACTCGTCTTCGGGGCGATCACCGTGGGCGCGCTGGTACCGGCGGCCGTCATGTCGATCGCGGCCGCCACCTGCTTCGTACGCAATGTGTACGTCGAGTACGTCCACCCCACCGCCACCCCCAAACGACAGGTCCGCATCGCCAAGGCGGTCTCGCTCACCGCGAAGGTCGGCGCGGTCGCGTTCGTGTTCGGGCTGCGCGACCAGGACGCCATCAATCTCCAACTCCTCGGCGGCGTATGGATCCTGCAGATCTTCCCGGCGGTCGCCATAGGGCTCTTCACGGGCCGACTGCATCCCCGGGCGCTGCTCGCCGGGTGGGCCGTGGGCATGGCGGCGGGCACGTTCCTGGTGGTCCGCGAAGGGTTCTCGTCCATCGTTCCGTTCGGCGGCGGCGACCAGCCGCTGGAGATCTACGCCGGGCTCGTCGCCCTGCTGCTCAACCTGACCGTCGCGGTGGCCGGCACCGCGGCCCTCGAACGCTTCGGCGTCCCGCGGGGCGCCGACCTCACCGACCTACCGTCCCGCCTGACCGTCAGGCGGCGCCCCGAGACGGGAGCGAGCAACCCGTGAGACGCAGACAGCACACGCGACTGCCGGCGCCGCAGGCCGCTCCGGCCGCCGTCACCGATCCCCGTATCCCAGGGCCGGCCGACACCGACCACTTCCCGCGGCCGGCCGACACCGATCGCATCCCGCGGCCCGCCGACGCCGATCGCTACCCGCGGCCCGTCGCCGGCGGCGCGACGGCGACGTCCCCGCCGGCCGGTGCCCCGACCGGAGACGAGGTGCTGTCCCCACCCGTGAGCGATCCGGCCGACATCGAGCGGGAGGCCGCCCTGGCCCGCCTCTTCGAGCTGCACTACGCCTCGATGCTGCGGCTGGCCGTCCTCCTCGGCGCGGACGACCCGGAGAACGTGGTGGCCGAGGCGTACTACCAGATCTACCGCAAGTGGCGCCGCCTCAGAGACGCCGAGGCGGCCGAGGCGTATCTGCGCTCCACGGTCTGCAATCTGACCCGGATGCGCATCCGCCACCTCCAGGTCGCCCGCAAGCACGTCCAGCAGCCGCCGAGCGAGGTCGTCGCCTCCGCGGAGAGCACGGCGCTGCTCCGAGACGACCAGCGCGTACTGATCGACGCCCTGCAGCAACTGCCCGCCCGGCAGCGGGAAGCGCTGGTGCTGCGGCACTGGCTCGGTCTGAAGGAGAGTGAGATAGCCGCCGCGATGGGAATCTCCGCCGGATCGGTGAAGACGCACACGTCGCGCGGTATCGCCGCCCTGACCCAGGCGATGGAGGCCCGGCGATGAACGAAGTGGACCGTAACGAAGTGGATCGTACGGAGCAGGCGCTGCGCGAAGCGCTCGGAACGCTCGCCGGCGGTGTCCAGGCCGCCCCTGACGCCTACCGCACAGCCCGCGGCGACTGGCTCCGCCGCGAACGCCGCCGCCGCGTGGTCCTGGCCGTTCTGATCGCGGTGGTCTTCGCCCTCGCCACCCTGATCGGCCTCTGGGTCCTGAACCAGGCCCCGTCGGACCCAAGCGTGATCTTTTCCTACGGGGTGAGTGCGCCTCCGGCGGGGGCGGGTTGGAGGTGACGGTGGCCGGGGCGGCGTACTGATGGCTCGGCCCCCCGGCCGTCGGCCTTGTCCTCAAGCCGGCCATCGCCGCGCGGACGCGCATGGCACCCTGACCGCCATGAGCGATCACGACGCGACGGCGACACCAGCCACGTACGACGACATGTGGGACACGGTGGGCCGCCTCCAGGAGTGGCTCGTACGGGCCCAACCCGCGCGTCCCCCTCAAGAGGCCCTGCTCCTGCGGATGTTGAAGCTCTCCGAGGAGGTCGGTGAGGTCGCCGAGGCGGTCATCGGCGCCACCGGGCAGAACCCGCGCAAGGGTACGAGCCACACCTGGGACGACGTCCAGTCGGAGCTGTGCGACGTGATCATCACGGCCGCCGTCGCCCTGCGCACGCTGACACCCGACGCTCGTGAGGTGTTCACGAGCCACTTGGAGCAGGTGCGGAAGCGTTCGCTCGGCCCGGGTCAGCTCTCCTGACGTCGGTCAGGTCCCCTGACGTCGGTCAGTTCCCCCTGACGTCCGCCCTCAGAAATTGATCATGTGGCCGGCGAGTCCGTGGACCGCCTCCTTGACCGCCTCGCCGAGCGTCGGGTGGGCGTGGACGTTGCGGGCCACCTCATGGACGGTCAGGTCCCACTGCTGGGCGAGGGTCAGTTCGGGGAGGAGTTCGGTGACGTCGGGGCCGATGAGATGGCCGCCGAGGAGTTCGCCGTACTTCCCGTCGCTGATCAGCTTCACGAAACCGGTGGCGTCGCCCAGGCCGTGCGACTTGCCGTTCGCCGTGAAGGGGAACTTGGCCACCTGGACGTCGTAACCCTGCTCGCGGGCCTGCGCCTCGGTGTAACCGAAGCTGGCGATCTGGGGCTGGCAGTACGTGGCGCGCGGAATCATCACGTACTCCAGCTCCATGGTCTCCGCGCCGGCGATGGTCTCGGCGGCGACGATGCCCATCGCCTCCGCGGCGTGCGCGAGCATCAGCTTCGCGGTGACGTCGCCGATGGCGTAGATGTGCGGAACGGAGGTGCGGCAGCGGCCGTCGACGTCGATGGCGCCGCGGTCCGTGACCCGTACGCCCGTCTTGTCCAGGCCGTAGCCCTCGATGTTCGGGGCGAAGCCGATGGCCTGGAGCACCTTGTCGGCCTCCAGCACCTGCTGGGAGCCGTCCTTCGCCGTCACCGTGACGCGGACCTGGGGGCCGGACTCGTCGATCGCGTCGACGCGGGTGGAGGTGAGCACGTCGATGCCCAACTTGCGGTACTGCTTGGCGAGTTCGGCGGAGACCTCGGCGTCCTCCAGCGGCGTCATACGGTCCAGGAACTCGACGATCGTGACCTTCACGCCGTAGTTGTTCAGGATGTACGCGAACTCGACACCGATCGCACCGGCGCCCGCGATCACGATGGAGGCCGGCAGGTCCTCGGCGAGGATCTGCTCCTCGAACGTCACCACGCGCGACGTACGGCGGGTGCCGGGCAGCAGCTTGGGGGTGGCTCCGGTGGCGATGATGCAGTGGTCGAAGGAGATGGTGCGGGTGTTGCCGTCGTAGTCGGCCACCTGGAGCGTGTGCGCGTCGAGGAAGGTGCCGCGGCCGCTGAGCTCCGTGATCTTGTTCTTCTTCATCAGGTAGTGGACGCCCTTGACCCGGCCGTCCGCGACCTTGCGGCTGCGCCGGTAGGCCTCGCCGTAGTCGAAGGAGACCTGCCCGTCGACCTTGATGCCGAAGGTCTTCGCCTCGCGCGTGAAGATGTGCGCGAGTTCGGCGTTACGCAGCAGGGCCTTGCTGGGGATGCAGCCCACGTTCAGGCATACGCCGCCCCAGTACTTCTCCTCGATCACCGCGACGCGCTTGCCCAGCTGGGCGGCGCGGATGGCGGCGACGTAGCCGCCGGGTCCCGCACCGAGTACGACGACATCGAAGCGCTCGCCCTGCTCGTCCATGGGGGTGTCCTTTCCAATGAGGGATGGCGACCCGGCACCTCGCCGTGACCGCCCTCGTCCTCAAAACAGCATGCGCTATCGGGGGTGACAGCCGGGTGACCCGGTCACCCGTGCGGCGCAATGGCGCTGGACACAACCCTGGCCCCGCTGACTCGTCTCGTCATGCGGGGGCGTCGGCGTTCGTGTACGGGGCAGCCGTTCCGTGGCCGGGTCTTCCCGCGGTCCCGCGCGGGAGCCCACCCCATTCGTGCGGCCCGGAACGGCTGCCCACCCCCCCATCCCCCTTGAAAGTGGATCAGGAAGTTTCGTGCTCCAAATGTGAAGCTCTGGTGGAGGAGTGTCGAGCATAAGCCTGTCACCGGCCTGAATTCCCCGGATGTTTCCATTCCGATTGTGCAGATTCCGCTTACGGCGGCTTCAGCCGCGCCCGATGAACGGCATCGTCGTCGCAAGCACCGTCGCGAACTGCACGTTCGCCTCCAGCGGCAACTCCGCCATGTGCCGCACCGTCCGGGCCACATCCGCGACATCCATCACGGGCTCCGGAACCATCTCGCCGTTTGCCTGCAATGCTCCCGTCCGCATGCGCTCGGTCATGTCGGTCGCCGCATTGCCGATGTCGATCTGGCCGCAGGCGATCCGGTACGGACGGCCGTCCAGGGACAGGGACTTGGTGAGGCCCGTCAGCGCGTGCTTGGTCGCGGTGTACGCCGCCGAGTGCGGCCGGGGCGTATGCGCCGAGATCGAACCGTTGTTGATGATCCGGCCGCCCTGCGGGGTCTGCTCCTTCATCTGCCGGTACGCCGCCTGCGCGCACAGGAACGCGCCGTCGAGGTTGGTGGCGACCACGTGGCGCCAGGCGTCGTAGGGCAGTTCCTCGAACGGGACGCCGCCAGGCCCGAACGTACCCGCGTTGTTGAAGAGCAGATCGAGCCGCCCAAACCGGTCCCGTACGGCGGCGAACAGTCCGGCCACGTCGTCGGGTCGTGAGACGTCGGCGCGTACGCAAAGGAAGTTGCCCTTCTCTGCCAGGGCTGCCGTCTCCTCCAGGGTCTGTGCGCGGCGGCCCGCGAGCGCCACGGACCAACCGGTGCGCAGAAGTTCCACGGTCACGGCCCGGCCGATGCCGGAACCTGCTCCGGTGACCAGCGCGATCTTCGTTTCCATGTCGTCCATGTCGTCCATGTCGTCCATGGGCCCGCAGCGTACGGGAGGGCCCGCCATCCGGAACTCATCCTTCGGCCATCTACCTGTTGTGTACGCGACAGGCTGCCGTCGACCCTGGCCACTCCAATGCGCTGTACAACAACCGTCAGGGGAGGGCCAGATGACACCCGCAGCCCGTCAACTACCGCCGCAGGAAAGCGTTTCACGGCACGCCCCCGAGCTTCGCGCCGCCGCCCGTCACCTCGGCCGGCGCCGCTTCCTCACCGTCACCGGCGCTGCCGCCGCGCTCGCCTTCGCCACCAACCTGCCGACCGCGGGCGTGGCCGGAGCCGCCGAACTCGACGCGGCGAAGATCACCGACGACCCCTTCACCCTGGGCGTCGGCTCCGGCGACCCGCAGCCCGGCTCCGTACTGCTGTGGACCCGCCTCGCTCCGGCCCCGTTCGAAGCCGGCTCCGGACTGCCCCCGCAGCGCGTCTCCGTGCAGTGGGAGTTGGCCCACGACGCGAAGTTCCGCCGGATCGCCAGACGCGGGACGACCGCCGCGCACCCCGAGTTCCACCACGCCGTACATGTCGAGGTGACCGGCCTCGACCCCGACCGCACCTTCTACTACCGCTTCCGTACGGGCCGTTGGGTCAGCGAGACCGGCCGTAC carries:
- a CDS encoding SigE family RNA polymerase sigma factor; the encoded protein is MRRRQHTRLPAPQAAPAAVTDPRIPGPADTDHFPRPADTDRIPRPADADRYPRPVAGGATATSPPAGAPTGDEVLSPPVSDPADIEREAALARLFELHYASMLRLAVLLGADDPENVVAEAYYQIYRKWRRLRDAEAAEAYLRSTVCNLTRMRIRHLQVARKHVQQPPSEVVASAESTALLRDDQRVLIDALQQLPARQREALVLRHWLGLKESEIAAAMGISAGSVKTHTSRGIAALTQAMEARR
- a CDS encoding SDR family oxidoreductase, translated to MDDMETKIALVTGAGSGIGRAVTVELLRTGWSVALAGRRAQTLEETAALAEKGNFLCVRADVSRPDDVAGLFAAVRDRFGRLDLLFNNAGTFGPGGVPFEELPYDAWRHVVATNLDGAFLCAQAAYRQMKEQTPQGGRIINNGSISAHTPRPHSAAYTATKHALTGLTKSLSLDGRPYRIACGQIDIGNAATDMTERMRTGALQANGEMVPEPVMDVADVARTVRHMAELPLEANVQFATVLATTMPFIGRG
- a CDS encoding carbon starvation CstA family protein, with the protein product MPTSAMPESAPPAPESPPPSGSARPRMTPRSILLWTAVALVGAVCWGVLALSRGEEISAVWLVLAALGSYAIAYRFYSRFVARRVLKPDDRRATPAERLEDGVDFQPTDRRVLLGHHFAAIAGAGPLVGPVLAAQMGYLPGTIWIVAGVIFAGAVQDMVVLFLSMRRDGKSLGQMARDEIGRAGGAAALIAVFAIMIILLGVLALVVVNALAHSPWGTFSVAMTIPIALFMGFWLHRIRPGRVVETSLIGVALLLLAIIGGSWIQDSSLADTFTLSPTTLVFCLVGYGFVASVLPVWMLLAPRDYLSTFMKIGTIALLAVGVVVAAPVMRAEAVSDFASSGAGPVFAGSLFPFLFITIACGALSGFHALVASGTTPKLIQKESQVRMIGYGAMLMESFVAIMALIAAATLEPGLYYAMNAPAGLLGTTPESASQAVAGLGFSITPDQLTQAAKAVEEQTLIARTGGAPTLAVGMSEIFSGVFGGASMKAFWYHFAIMFEALFILTTVDAGTRVGRFMLQDMLGNVWKPIGRVTWKPGIWLCSGLVVAAWGYFLYTGATDPLGGINQLFPLFGIANQLLAAIALTVCTTVLIKSGRLRWAWVTAVPLAWVVAVTFTAGWQKIFSDDPRIGFFAQRDRYADGIDAGEVIAPAKNLDDMHTVVTNSTVDGVLIALFLLLVAVVIVNAAVVCVRAIRAPGSLPTTEAPYVESRIDVPEQADEPLVGART
- a CDS encoding MazG-like family protein, with protein sequence MSDHDATATPATYDDMWDTVGRLQEWLVRAQPARPPQEALLLRMLKLSEEVGEVAEAVIGATGQNPRKGTSHTWDDVQSELCDVIITAAVALRTLTPDAREVFTSHLEQVRKRSLGPGQLS
- a CDS encoding LLM class F420-dependent oxidoreductase; this encodes MTDSVTTEVRSSSPKEAVGRYGIWSPGLRSEDPAQRSEIAESAAELEQLGFGAAWLGGNSAAQHAVPLIEATSQLTVATGIQSIWQYEAADTAARFAELDAAHPGRFLLGLGVSHAKLADQYRRPYASMVSYLDALDAAGVPAERRVLAALGPKMLKLSGDRAAGSHPYLVTPEHTADAREILGEVPLLAPELKVVLETDPDRARSLARGALAMYLTLPNYTNSFLRFGFTEDDFANGGSDRLIDALFAWGDDDRIRERIDAFYAAGADHVAFQVVTDQDGFALPRPEWRRLAELLT
- a CDS encoding YbdD/YjiX family protein, giving the protein MNVRHWTRGVRWIRWYLRELTGEAEYDRYCAHHRRRHPDAPLPSRREYEVLRTHHRENHPQSRCC
- a CDS encoding DUF3311 domain-containing protein, which gives rise to MASTGSTGHQRLRRFAIAVLLLAPAAGLLWVPWYAGAEPRIAGTPFFYWYQLAWVPGCGLCLLAAYALTRHDRSDRPDGPDLRELHDRPDP
- a CDS encoding sodium:solute symporter family protein; amino-acid sequence: MADSAMTATFLAVTGGASLLAVTARRLRPSDRLPSLEGWALADRSLGPVWTWMLLGGTIFTAYTFTAVPGLAYGNGAPAFFAVPYTVIVCPLAFVLLTRLWAVARRHGYITVGDFVRGRYGSAPLALVVALTGILATMPYLALQLLGIRAVLTAGGVYPRGASGDLVLIALFAGLAVATYRHGLRAPTVISAFKAVAVFVSLTAVCWLVLARLGGPGAVFDGAAQRLGGTGVADSALLLSPEQQPAYATLALGSALALLMYPHVLTASFAADSPRTLRKVSVALPAWTGLLALFGLLGIAALAAGVRAPEGGAETAVPMLVDRLMPGPLAGLVFGAITVGALVPAAVMSIAAATCFVRNVYVEYVHPTATPKRQVRIAKAVSLTAKVGAVAFVFGLRDQDAINLQLLGGVWILQIFPAVAIGLFTGRLHPRALLAGWAVGMAAGTFLVVREGFSSIVPFGGGDQPLEIYAGLVALLLNLTVAVAGTAALERFGVPRGADLTDLPSRLTVRRRPETGASNP
- the lpdA gene encoding dihydrolipoyl dehydrogenase, whose amino-acid sequence is MDEQGERFDVVVLGAGPGGYVAAIRAAQLGKRVAVIEEKYWGGVCLNVGCIPSKALLRNAELAHIFTREAKTFGIKVDGQVSFDYGEAYRRSRKVADGRVKGVHYLMKKNKITELSGRGTFLDAHTLQVADYDGNTRTISFDHCIIATGATPKLLPGTRRTSRVVTFEEQILAEDLPASIVIAGAGAIGVEFAYILNNYGVKVTIVEFLDRMTPLEDAEVSAELAKQYRKLGIDVLTSTRVDAIDESGPQVRVTVTAKDGSQQVLEADKVLQAIGFAPNIEGYGLDKTGVRVTDRGAIDVDGRCRTSVPHIYAIGDVTAKLMLAHAAEAMGIVAAETIAGAETMELEYVMIPRATYCQPQIASFGYTEAQAREQGYDVQVAKFPFTANGKSHGLGDATGFVKLISDGKYGELLGGHLIGPDVTELLPELTLAQQWDLTVHEVARNVHAHPTLGEAVKEAVHGLAGHMINF